One region of Priestia megaterium genomic DNA includes:
- a CDS encoding YlzJ-like family protein, translating into MILYTMMPQELIFQQSYHQEQSQPKLINHNGIPVIVEENEQKQQQIVRVLSTNPQDYLNENYYPGQILS; encoded by the coding sequence ATGATTTTATATACAATGATGCCACAAGAACTGATTTTTCAGCAGTCTTATCATCAAGAACAATCTCAGCCAAAGCTTATTAATCATAATGGAATCCCGGTTATCGTTGAAGAAAATGAACAAAAACAACAGCAAATTGTGAGGGTTTTAAGCACGAATCCTCAAGATTATTTGAATGAAAATTATTATCCTGGTCAAATTTTGTCGTAA